Within the Streptomyces sp. R41 genome, the region GCTACACGGACGACGGCTCCAACTATGTGCGGCTCGGCGACTGGGACGGCACACCCGGCGAGTTCAAGAACGCCGAGCTGATGACGTACGCGCATCCCTCCGACGCCCGCGCGGCGAAGTGGACCGGGAACGTGACCATCGGCAGCGGCGGCGAGGCCGCGTCCTTCCCGGCCTACATCTGGAAGGACGTCAACGACGGCATCCTCGTCTACTTCAAGCTGACCGCGGCGCAGGCCGCCGCCGCGCACACCCTGCGCATCGGGGTGACGGACGCGTTCCTCAACGGGCGTCCGCGGGTGACGGTCAACGACTGGGTCTCGGCCATCCCTTCGGCGCCCACGCAGCCCTCGACGCGCTCGCTCACCACGGGTTCGTACCGGGGAGTGAACCACTTGTTCGCTTTTGACGTCCCTAGCAGTGCGTGGAAGTCGGACGCCTCGCAGGACAACGTGCTGAAACTCAACATCGTCAGTGGTTCGACCGGCTCGGCATACCTCAGCCCGGGCACGTCGTTCGACTGCATTGACCTGCTGGCCTGAGCCCCCCTCGGTCAGCAGAGGAACGCCCCCGCCGGTGACGACCGGCGGGGGCGTTCATTCATACGCGCCGGGTCAGTTCATGGTCGAGCCGATGGTCGTGGAGCCCGTGGTCAGGAACGTCGTCGAGGGCAGCGAGCCGCTCGACGGGCGAGCCCCGTACGCGGTCGTCGCGTCCGTCGACTTGAAGGACGGCGTGGAGACACCGCTGTCCCAGTTGTTGGACGCGGAGACGGTGGACGAGCCGAGCTTGTCCAGGCCGCCCTTGTTGCTCACCGCGAGATTCCTGGCGAGCCGCGCCTTCCCCGTGGCGAAGTAGAAGCCGGCCTCGGTATTGGCGTACGCGGTGTTGCGGTTGAGCACGATCGCCCCGGTGTTGGAGTTCTCGGTGAAGCCGTTCAGCGTGTTGTCCCAGGCGGCGTTGTTGTTCACGACGTGCGCGACCGCGACACCTCCGCCGCCCAGCTTGAACCCGTTGCCGTTGCCCTCGAAGGCCGAGTCGTTCCAGCGGTTCTTGCCGTTGCCGAAGGCCCAGGAGTGCTCGATGGTGACGGGCGAGGAGAACTGCCACAGGTCGAGGCCGTCGTCCGAGTTGCTGTAGAGGCGGGCTCCGGTGACCTTGTTGCCGGTGCCCGAGCCGAACTTGATCGCGATGCCGTCGGCGTTCTGGCCGTGGCCCGCCGCGTCGTAGTTGCCGTAGCTGTCCAGGTTCTGCACGAGGTTGTTCGTCGTGTCGTCACCTCGCAGGGTGAAGCCGGAATCGCCGTTGTTCGCGGTGACCAGGTTCTTGAAGACGCCGCCGACGGAGGAGGTGGCGACGAAGCCCTGGGCGGGCGAGTTCTGCCAGGTGATGTTCTGGACGGTC harbors:
- a CDS encoding right-handed parallel beta-helix repeat-containing protein gives rise to the protein MRQSIGRHRRTRTLSIAAAVAVAAGAGGVYLGLSGNGSAQAAATTVTVSTTAQLESAVAGAAAGTTIQVRGGTYYPTATLKSTANGTSSTRITLTAYGSEKVKIDGSKLAAGSWLAGIYGDYWTVQNITWQNSPAQGFVATSSVGGVFKNLVTANNGDSGFTLRGDDTTNNLVQNLDSYGNYDAAGHGQNADGIAIKFGSGTGNKVTGARLYSNSDDGLDLWQFSSPVTIEHSWAFGNGKNRWNDSAFEGNGNGFKLGGGGVAVAHVVNNNAAWDNTLNGFTENSNTGAIVLNRNTAYANTEAGFYFATGKARLARNLAVSNKGGLDKLGSSTVSASNNWDSGVSTPSFKSTDATTAYGARPSSGSLPSTTFLTTGSTTIGSTMN